ATTCTTCAATTTTATAGCCATAACCACCAGATATGAACTCTAATTTCCAACCTATTCTTTTCATTATTGAAGCTTCAGCAAGGATTGTTTCCAATTTTCTTCTTGCTTTCAACGGTTCTTTAATCTTATCTTTTTGAGTAGACATATAGCAAAATTTACAAGGATTTTCTAATTCACAATACCATCCTAAGAATAAGGCACGTTCTAAGCCAACATAATTTCCATGATATTTCTCAGTTATTTTATAAGCCTTAATCGAATTTTCAAAAATATCTATTGAATTCATACAATCACCATTATGATATTATAATTAAATACTTTAAAATTTATTTAATAAGGTATAAAAAATAAAATATGTAAATATTATATAAATATTATATTGTTAATCTATTTCAAAATTTAAAATTTAATATATCAATGTACAAATTTTAAAAGTCGGCGGTAAGATGGAAGAAAAGGCACGAGTAAATTATAAAAAGTCATCAAATTCAGATAATTTAAAAGATACTAAATTATCTCCCGTCATACAACTTAAATATTATAATCAAATAATTACTAACAATCAATTACAGATTTTAAAACTTTTAAAATTACATAAATCGCAACATAAAGTAGCAGAATTATTAAAAACTCCTGTTTCTTCAATAAACATTCAAATGAAAAGATTAGAATCTAAATTAAATTTAAAATTGCTGGATTCATCCCCTTCAGGAAGTACGTTATCAAAAGAAGCAGAGGATATTGTATCATACTATAAATCATTAGATAAAAGGATTTTAGAAAAACCTTTTGTAGCCTGTGGTTTTATTAGTGGAGAAATTGGAAAATTACTATTTGAAGATATATTAATTTCTTCCTTTGAAAACATATTAAGATTATATAATTCGGGTTTAACCAAAGTAGTTGGCATAGATGACCCCTATTGGAGTTACAGATTGGAAGGAGAGCCCTTCCCCATTGCAAAAGATTATTATGTAATGGTTCACAATTCGAAAATCAACGATAGGTTTGATTACAAAAATATGATTGGAATTCACCATTCTGCTCATCGTATTGTTTGGAAAACATTAAAGCAACAGCAAATTAATTTTAAAATAACCAAAGTAGTTAAAAATCCATTTTATGCTATTGATTTATTAGATGAAGGCTATAGTTTATTTTTAAACCATAGTTTATTACGCTATTTAAAAAAAGAGCATGTTGTAGAAATTCCAAAGTATTATGAAAAGACTTATTATTCGGTTAATTTTATGAATACTTTAAAAATTTCTAACGATGTTGATTCAAATTTCGAAAAAGAATTTGAAGAATTAATATATAAAAAAGAAAAAGAAATTAAAAATGCAGGTTTTGAACTAATAATTTAAATAATAGTCTAACCAATTACATGAATAATAAAGTTTAACGAGGGATTAAGTGATTACTGTGGTATACTACCCCCAGGAACCATAACAGTTAATTTTACCTGTTTAACACCTTTTTGAGATGTTAATTTATCAGTTAATTCTTTTATTTCTTTAGCATCTCCCCTAACAATAATTACTTCCATACAATGGTCATGGTCCATATGTATGTGCATAGTAGCCACAATTATCTTTGAATAATCGTGTTGAATCGTGGTTAATTTTTCCATTACGTCAGTGGAATGATGGTCATATACCACATTTATAGTACCAGACCTTTCACCATGTAAACTTCTTATCCATTTATGCTTTATGATATATTCTCTGATTGAATCCCTTATAGCTTCACTTCTACTTGCATAGCCCCTTTCAAGTATTATTTCGTCAAATTCTTCAAGAAGATTCTTAGGCAATGAAATGCTAATTCTATCCATGTCTACCATATATATCCCTCTTAAATAACTAAATTTTTAGATATTGTATTATTTGATAATATAATAATAATAGTATTTAATATTTATTATTTATTATTATATATTATGTATTATCAGAATAACATAAGATAATACTTTAATATTATAAAATAGTATGTAAATCAATAAAGTAATTATTAAAGCGTTAAAACAAAACTAGTAAATATCATATAAAATAGCATTAAAATATACCCCTGGTGATATTATGAGCGTTATTATTGGATATTATGGAAATAATGGTTCTGCAATTGCAGGCGATAAGAGAAATATCTTATTTAGAGGTTCCGAAGAAAATAGAGAGAAATTAGAATCGCTACTATATGAAGGAAAATTAAAAAATGACGAAGAGTTAAAAGAAAAAGCTTTAGAATATGATGTAAATGTACATATTACAGACGCCCAAGATAAAGTAAAAAAATTAGATGGTTGCCTAATGGGTGAAGTTAAAATTATAAGTAATCAATCCAAAAGGAAAAGAATGTATCTATCAAAAAATAGTTGCGCACTTGTTAAAATAATAGATGATAAAATTACCGAAAAGGAGTTAAAAAAAGGTTCTGGAATCATAATTTTTGGAAATAAACATTTAAAAAGTCTAGTTCAGGTTGAATTACAAAAAAATGTAAATATTATAAAATCAGGGGATATTTTAAAAATTGAAAAACTCTTTAAAAATATACTATCAAATATAGATGCCCCTTCTTCAAGTAATGATATTGATTCGTATTCAAATTTCAATTATGTAAATTTAGAAAAAGTTATCATGAAAGATTTAGATAAATTGGTAGATTATAGAAATGATTTGAAAAACCAAATAATTAAAGTACAAAAATTAATGCTTATTGAGAAAAAAATAGCCACGCAAGGAGAAATAGGTTATATCGAAAATGGAAAATTAAAACTATATGATAAATATCTTGCAATAGATAGAATTTGTGAAAATCCTACTCTATATTACCAAATAGATATATCAGGCGATGTAAAAGATGGCGATATTATTATAATAGATGATAATAACCTAAAAGTAAAAAATAAAGATGTTATTGTTTCAGTTGATAAAATAATCTGTAATAAGTAAATTTAAAATAATTATTTAATAAAGCTTGCGTCTTTAAATTCTATCATCATATTTGAATATTCCTTAGATTGATAAGTACTCCAAGGTTTCAAATGTGTAAAATCAACCACCTTACCATCATTTAAAAATATTATATATATTGGATATTTCATAAAATAAGTGTGTACATGTATCTTTCTAAACATGTATTTAAAAATTAACGCTTCGTTGTGCATTATGTCTTTAAACATTAATCCACGCGCCCTATCTATAAATTTATCTGCATATAAAACTTTAAAATTTCTACCATTTATTTTTAAAATCTTATTATCTTTTCCAATATCTTCGTTTAAATTATCCAATATTGTAACTTTTGGAAATTCTCTTCTAATAACGTTATTACTTAAATTTTCGTAGTAGTTCTCTTCAAAATCTTTATTCACATTGCTCATAAAAAAATACCTTTGTATTAATTTTTTAGATTTAAGATACAATATTTATATGGTGAAATATGTAAATCACCATATTATATTATTTAGTATTTAATAGTTTAGATATTGATTTGACAAGACTTTCACTTGATTTTTTAGACTCTTTATTTGAACCATATGGTGCCGGTATATATTGAACAGAAGGTCTTTGATTTGACGATTGCTGATATAAATCAAATAAATCATAGATTTCAGCAGGAACTTTTGTATTTATAGCCACACCCAAATTTTGCAACTTTTCAATATATAATGGATAATCATGAGTCCATTTTCCAGTTGCCAATATTTCGGAAAGTTGTTTGGCTTTTTCTAATCCAACTTTATTTTTCAAAATATGGCAAACGTAATCTTTAACTTGATTTATAGCTTTTTTGGAGATATCCGCCAATATTAAGGTTTCATCATCTATTTCCGAAATATATTTTTTATCTAGAACACTCAGTATGGAAGCCGCAGGATATTGACCAATCTGAGGGTCAACAGGACCCATTACTGAATTTTTGTCCATTATAATTTCGTCAGCAGCCAATGCAATAAGGCTACCGCCACTCATAGCATAGTGTGGTATAATAACAGTTGTTTTAGCCTTATGTTCCATCAAAGCAGATGCTATTTGCTCACTTGCAAGAACCAACCCTCCTGGAGTGTGCAATATTAAGTCTATAGGCATATCCTCTGGTGTTAAACGTATAGCTCTTAAAACTTCCTCACTATCTTCAATACTTATAAATTTATAAAGGGGTAATCCAAACAATGCAAGTTGCTCTTGCCTGTGTATCATTACAATTACTCTAGAACCCCTACTAACTTCGAGTTGCTTTATTTTATTATATCTTTGTAATAATCGATATTTAAATATCATTTGTGGATAAATGAATAAAAATATAAAAAATACCCATATTAAAATTGAATTATCAAACATTGTCCCAATCTCACTTGCAAGTAGTTTAAATATTAAATTGAATATTTAAAACGAATAAATAATCTATTAAATTTATAATTTAATTTGTAAATAGTATTAATTCTATAATGATGAGTCAACAAATTATAATTTAACAAATTATAATATATGTTATTGTAATATTAATAATTTTATTTCTAATTTTAAATCATAAATAAATTATCAATTTATTAGTATAATATACTATTCAATACAAAACAATACAAAAAACAATATACAAATTAGCCAATCTATATATAATAGAGTAAATATAATAAATAGTTCAAGGTTAAGATTTATTAAAATTTATCCAAAATTTAAATAATAAGCTAAAATTTAAAATTACCAACCTCTAATGAGGTGTATTTATGAAAAATATAACATTTAACAGTATTAAAGTAAAATCAAACCCTCAAAAAATTGTTGAACCATCAGAAAATAATATAGGTATTAAATACGTTATTTTAGAACCTGTTGGATTCCCAATTAAAATAAATGGGGAAAATATTAAAGT
The window above is part of the Methanococcus voltae PS genome. Proteins encoded here:
- the nikR gene encoding nickel-responsive transcriptional regulator NikR yields the protein MVDMDRISISLPKNLLEEFDEIILERGYASRSEAIRDSIREYIIKHKWIRSLHGERSGTINVVYDHHSTDVMEKLTTIQHDYSKIIVATMHIHMDHDHCMEVIIVRGDAKEIKELTDKLTSQKGVKQVKLTVMVPGGSIPQ
- a CDS encoding SDH family Clp fold serine proteinase; translated protein: MIFKYRLLQRYNKIKQLEVSRGSRVIVMIHRQEQLALFGLPLYKFISIEDSEEVLRAIRLTPEDMPIDLILHTPGGLVLASEQIASALMEHKAKTTVIIPHYAMSGGSLIALAADEIIMDKNSVMGPVDPQIGQYPAASILSVLDKKYISEIDDETLILADISKKAINQVKDYVCHILKNKVGLEKAKQLSEILATGKWTHDYPLYIEKLQNLGVAINTKVPAEIYDLFDLYQQSSNQRPSVQYIPAPYGSNKESKKSSESLVKSISKLLNTK
- a CDS encoding MJ0548 connectase family domain-containing protein; amino-acid sequence: MSVIIGYYGNNGSAIAGDKRNILFRGSEENREKLESLLYEGKLKNDEELKEKALEYDVNVHITDAQDKVKKLDGCLMGEVKIISNQSKRKRMYLSKNSCALVKIIDDKITEKELKKGSGIIIFGNKHLKSLVQVELQKNVNIIKSGDILKIEKLFKNILSNIDAPSSSNDIDSYSNFNYVNLEKVIMKDLDKLVDYRNDLKNQIIKVQKLMLIEKKIATQGEIGYIENGKLKLYDKYLAIDRICENPTLYYQIDISGDVKDGDIIIIDDNNLKVKNKDVIVSVDKIICNK
- a CDS encoding DUF192 domain-containing protein produces the protein MSNVNKDFEENYYENLSNNVIRREFPKVTILDNLNEDIGKDNKILKINGRNFKVLYADKFIDRARGLMFKDIMHNEALIFKYMFRKIHVHTYFMKYPIYIIFLNDGKVVDFTHLKPWSTYQSKEYSNMMIEFKDASFIK
- a CDS encoding LysR family transcriptional regulator, which translates into the protein MEEKARVNYKKSSNSDNLKDTKLSPVIQLKYYNQIITNNQLQILKLLKLHKSQHKVAELLKTPVSSINIQMKRLESKLNLKLLDSSPSGSTLSKEAEDIVSYYKSLDKRILEKPFVACGFISGEIGKLLFEDILISSFENILRLYNSGLTKVVGIDDPYWSYRLEGEPFPIAKDYYVMVHNSKINDRFDYKNMIGIHHSAHRIVWKTLKQQQINFKITKVVKNPFYAIDLLDEGYSLFLNHSLLRYLKKEHVVEIPKYYEKTYYSVNFMNTLKISNDVDSNFEKEFEELIYKKEKEIKNAGFELII